Proteins encoded together in one uncultured Fibrobacter sp. window:
- a CDS encoding energy transducer TonB, with amino-acid sequence MLDFVGKYLRYPIALVLSFVLSAVFFLAIPVINALMSDKGVKGEKELEAVTEVEVLVSEKKPEVKQKVIRTIVNPNPFKITSNMGVSRSQNFQMDLSLARGAAGDGVAVGTGSMENVVYEAGEVDVQAQVLREIQPKFPEKAKRMGVSGYVKVLIVIDVYGDVAQAQVLTQEPAGYGFDNEALKAVRQWKFSPAQLGGFPVAQKATKEFRFVN; translated from the coding sequence ATGCTTGATTTTGTTGGAAAATACCTCCGTTACCCGATAGCATTGGTGCTCTCCTTTGTGTTGAGCGCGGTGTTCTTCCTTGCGATTCCGGTGATTAATGCGTTGATGTCGGATAAAGGAGTTAAGGGTGAAAAGGAACTTGAGGCGGTCACTGAAGTCGAAGTTTTGGTGAGTGAAAAGAAACCCGAAGTCAAGCAGAAAGTGATTCGCACGATTGTGAACCCGAACCCGTTCAAGATTACCTCGAACATGGGCGTGTCACGCAGCCAGAATTTCCAGATGGACTTGTCGCTTGCCCGCGGTGCCGCCGGCGATGGTGTGGCCGTGGGGACGGGTTCCATGGAAAACGTAGTGTACGAAGCGGGCGAAGTGGATGTGCAGGCACAGGTGTTGCGTGAAATCCAGCCCAAGTTCCCCGAAAAGGCAAAACGCATGGGCGTTTCGGGCTACGTGAAAGTCTTGATCGTGATTGACGTATATGGCGATGTGGCGCAGGCCCAGGTGCTGACGCAGGAACCTGCCGGCTATGGATTTGATAACGAAGCCTTGAAGGCTGTAAGACAGTGGAAGTTTAGTCCGGCTCAGTTGGGCGGATTCCCCGTGGCACAGAAGGCCACAAAGGAGTTCCGCTTTGTCAACTAG
- the hemB gene encoding porphobilinogen synthase, giving the protein MIIRPRRLRKNATIRNMVAETAVNPDSLVYPMFVVEGENVKEEIPSMPGQYRFSIDEILKELENCVAVGVKSILLFGIPSYKDEMASSAYDDDGIVQRAVRSIKAHFPDLYVITDVCLCEYMSHGHCGIVKDDGDVDNDPTLELLAKTALSHAEAGADMVAPSDMMDGRVAAIREKLDEKGFANLPIMAYSAKFASAYYGPFRDAADSAPHFGDRKSYQMDVRNGREALHEVELDLEEGADIVMVKPGLAFLDVLRETAEMSNVPVAVYNVSGEYSMVKAAAQNGWINEDAIIRENLIAFKRAGADIIITYHAKEALEKGLLK; this is encoded by the coding sequence ATGATTATACGTCCACGTCGCTTACGCAAGAATGCAACAATCCGCAACATGGTGGCAGAAACCGCCGTGAATCCCGATTCTCTCGTTTACCCGATGTTCGTGGTCGAAGGGGAGAATGTCAAGGAAGAAATTCCTTCGATGCCGGGCCAATATCGCTTTAGCATTGATGAAATCCTGAAGGAACTGGAAAACTGTGTGGCGGTGGGCGTCAAGTCCATCTTGCTTTTTGGCATTCCCAGCTACAAGGATGAAATGGCTTCGTCTGCTTATGACGATGACGGAATTGTGCAGCGTGCGGTTCGCTCGATTAAGGCGCATTTCCCGGACTTGTACGTAATTACCGACGTTTGTCTTTGTGAATACATGAGTCACGGTCACTGCGGGATTGTTAAGGATGACGGCGATGTCGATAACGATCCGACGCTTGAACTGTTGGCAAAGACGGCGCTTTCGCATGCCGAAGCCGGTGCAGACATGGTAGCTCCGAGCGACATGATGGATGGCCGTGTGGCAGCGATTCGTGAAAAACTAGATGAAAAAGGTTTTGCGAATTTGCCGATTATGGCTTACAGTGCCAAGTTTGCGAGCGCTTACTATGGCCCGTTCCGCGATGCCGCTGATTCCGCTCCGCATTTTGGTGACCGCAAGAGTTACCAGATGGATGTTCGCAATGGTCGCGAAGCCTTGCACGAAGTGGAACTTGATTTGGAAGAAGGAGCCGATATTGTGATGGTTAAGCCTGGGCTTGCCTTCCTCGATGTTTTGCGCGAAACGGCTGAAATGAGCAATGTGCCTGTGGCTGTTTACAACGTGAGTGGCGAGTATTCCATGGTCAAGGCTGCTGCCCAAAACGGTTGGATCAACGAAGACGCGATTATCCGTGAAAACCTGATTGCATTCAAGCGTGCCGGAGCCGATATCATTATTACTTACCATGCCAAAGAAGCTCTTGAAAAAGGGTTGTTGAAATGA
- a CDS encoding sugar MFS transporter produces MLLLVVIYAAFIGLGLPDTVLGAAWPLMQHDLNAPLSAAGLLSIIVSVGTIVSSLWTPALLRLMGTGKLVFISIALTAVASFGYGFSTTFWMMCLFAIPMGIGAGAIDVAMNNFAAIYLESKHTSWLHASWGVGACLGPALFSISVVTGVGWRGTYDMVALLLAVIAAMMLITLPIWKKTEKRDDSQQAPAVKDISLWAALKVPGMKLSFWVFFFYSSLEISTSLWCGTYLVARGFEPEIGAIAVSLMFASVMIGRILSGFFAIKFTDMRLVHAGIAIVVLGCLVLVLPLPLWFTPVCICLLGLGCAPVYPSLIHATPARFGEELSGRAISIQMAGSYVGSILMPPAFGLVAIKTSVIVWPVALALFVGCLLLCVCLLDYVTRKKLHNAFATERIKDILHQVEKMAELRRRLRKERRRERRKNKLKQARIKRKLDRH; encoded by the coding sequence TTGCTTTTACTCGTTGTCATATACGCGGCCTTTATTGGCCTAGGGCTCCCTGATACGGTGCTTGGGGCGGCATGGCCCCTAATGCAGCATGACCTGAATGCGCCTCTTTCGGCGGCGGGGCTCTTGTCGATCATTGTAAGTGTGGGAACGATTGTTTCTAGCTTGTGGACTCCGGCACTTTTGCGTTTGATGGGGACTGGCAAGCTTGTCTTTATAAGCATTGCGCTTACGGCGGTGGCTTCGTTCGGTTACGGATTTTCGACGACATTTTGGATGATGTGCCTGTTCGCCATTCCCATGGGAATCGGGGCGGGGGCGATTGATGTCGCAATGAACAATTTTGCAGCCATTTATTTGGAATCGAAACACACGAGTTGGCTGCATGCCAGTTGGGGCGTTGGGGCGTGTCTTGGCCCGGCTCTGTTTTCGATTTCGGTGGTGACGGGTGTCGGCTGGCGTGGAACCTACGACATGGTCGCCTTGCTGCTTGCGGTGATTGCCGCAATGATGCTTATAACGCTCCCTATTTGGAAAAAGACGGAAAAGCGCGATGACTCGCAGCAGGCGCCTGCGGTAAAGGATATCTCGCTGTGGGCGGCGCTCAAGGTGCCTGGAATGAAGCTTTCTTTCTGGGTGTTCTTCTTTTATTCATCGCTTGAAATTTCCACAAGTCTTTGGTGCGGTACTTACTTGGTGGCCCGCGGCTTTGAACCTGAAATCGGGGCAATCGCGGTTTCGCTCATGTTTGCCTCTGTCATGATTGGGCGCATTTTGAGTGGCTTTTTCGCTATTAAGTTTACGGATATGCGCTTGGTGCATGCGGGCATTGCCATCGTGGTGCTAGGCTGTCTTGTTCTGGTATTGCCTTTGCCGCTCTGGTTTACGCCGGTGTGTATTTGTCTGCTTGGGCTCGGTTGCGCTCCGGTGTATCCGTCACTTATTCATGCGACTCCTGCGCGATTTGGCGAAGAACTTTCGGGTCGCGCCATCAGTATTCAAATGGCGGGTTCTTATGTAGGCTCCATTCTGATGCCGCCTGCGTTTGGACTTGTAGCCATCAAGACATCTGTGATTGTGTGGCCGGTGGCGTTAGCGTTGTTTGTGGGTTGTCTTTTGCTGTGTGTATGCTTGCTCGATTATGTGACTCGCAAAAAGTTACATAATGCTTTCGCGACCGAGCGAATCAAGGACATTTTGCACCAAGTCGAGAAAATGGCGGAACTGCGCCGAAGGCTCCGTAAGGAACGCCGTCGGGAACGCCGGAAAAACAAGCTGAAACAAGCGCGAATCAAACGAAAGCTGGACCGCCATTAA
- the cobA gene encoding uroporphyrinogen-III C-methyltransferase, which translates to MANFGHVYLIGAGPGDPGLLTIRGKEILERADVVVYDRLVSPAILGMCNSKAKMVDVGKMPTHHKVKQSEINKLLVQFAQEYPQGIIARLKGGDPFVFGRGGEEALELVAAGVEFDVVPGITSAISVPAYAGIPVSHRGIATSFHIITGHEKAESNGELSLDFENLAKCQGTLIFLMGIANMDFIAKRLMECGKDPKTPLAFIEKGTTPYQRTVMATLETAGETIVRENVTAPAITIMGGVVELGKTLAWKKNLPLSGKRLVVTRAAKQASGITARLTALGAEVIETPMIETRAVEGSFNWADLANFDVLAFTSTNGVESFFTQLLASGNDIRILAGKKIASVGKITEKKLLEYGIRCDYVPEDHTGEGLGKLLAEKCSAGELDASRILLLQGNLADDTLLRLLPQATRWVVYETLPVAELPEWKREAVESADAIVFASTSAVENYVKMTDARPRTSFCIGRMTESAARKHGFETVTSDETTMDSLVKKIAEYYAGGRA; encoded by the coding sequence ATGGCGAATTTTGGTCATGTTTACTTGATTGGTGCAGGTCCTGGCGATCCGGGACTCTTGACAATTCGCGGAAAAGAAATCCTGGAACGCGCCGACGTGGTGGTGTACGACCGCCTGGTTTCTCCGGCGATTCTTGGAATGTGCAATTCAAAGGCGAAGATGGTCGATGTGGGCAAAATGCCGACGCACCACAAGGTGAAACAGTCCGAAATCAACAAGCTTCTGGTGCAATTTGCGCAGGAATACCCGCAGGGCATTATTGCTCGCTTGAAGGGTGGTGATCCGTTTGTGTTCGGGCGTGGTGGCGAAGAAGCTTTGGAACTGGTGGCAGCCGGTGTCGAATTCGATGTGGTGCCGGGTATTACCTCGGCGATTTCGGTGCCGGCTTACGCGGGCATTCCCGTAAGCCATCGCGGCATTGCGACAAGTTTCCACATTATCACTGGCCACGAAAAGGCTGAGTCGAACGGCGAACTCTCTCTCGACTTTGAAAATCTCGCGAAGTGCCAGGGCACCCTCATTTTCTTGATGGGCATTGCCAACATGGACTTTATCGCCAAGCGCCTTATGGAATGTGGCAAGGACCCGAAGACTCCGCTTGCCTTTATCGAAAAGGGAACCACGCCGTACCAGCGTACGGTCATGGCAACGCTTGAAACAGCGGGGGAGACGATTGTCCGCGAAAATGTGACGGCTCCCGCGATTACGATTATGGGCGGTGTCGTTGAACTCGGCAAGACTCTCGCTTGGAAAAAGAATTTGCCGCTTTCGGGCAAGCGTCTGGTGGTGACTCGCGCCGCCAAGCAGGCTAGCGGAATTACAGCCCGCCTTACGGCTCTCGGTGCCGAAGTCATCGAAACCCCGATGATTGAAACGCGTGCGGTTGAGGGTTCGTTCAATTGGGCTGACCTCGCGAACTTTGATGTACTCGCTTTCACAAGCACGAACGGTGTTGAATCTTTCTTTACGCAGTTGCTTGCTTCTGGCAATGACATTCGCATTCTAGCTGGCAAGAAAATTGCAAGTGTGGGGAAGATTACTGAAAAGAAACTGCTGGAATATGGCATCCGCTGCGATTACGTGCCCGAAGACCATACCGGCGAAGGCCTCGGAAAGCTGCTGGCCGAAAAATGCTCCGCAGGCGAACTAGATGCATCCCGCATCTTGTTGCTACAGGGCAATCTCGCTGATGACACTCTGCTGAGACTTTTACCGCAGGCAACCCGCTGGGTCGTTTACGAAACGCTCCCGGTCGCTGAACTCCCTGAATGGAAGCGCGAAGCCGTTGAATCTGCCGATGCCATTGTCTTTGCCAGCACCAGCGCCGTTGAGAACTACGTTAAGATGACGGATGCGCGACCTCGCACCTCGTTCTGCATCGGTCGCATGACTGAATCCGCCGCCCGCAAGCATGGCTTTGAAACTGTCACCTCCGACGAAACCACCATGGATTCTCTCGTCAAGAAAATCGCGGAATATTACGCAGGGGGGCGTGCATAA
- a CDS encoding biopolymer transporter ExbD encodes MSFIRKRVHDTGKIDVSPMLDCVFILLIFFIVTSTFTRETGVDVTKPKASSAKDLAKESILIGVTRQGTIHINETQVNLSTLNTVLRQMMAEAPDRPVIIVSDRDAPNGVVVDILDECNLAKVRKVSISANKEE; translated from the coding sequence ATGAGTTTTATTCGTAAAAGAGTTCATGATACAGGAAAGATTGACGTGTCGCCGATGCTCGACTGCGTCTTTATCCTGCTTATCTTCTTTATTGTGACGTCGACTTTCACCCGCGAAACGGGCGTGGACGTTACCAAGCCCAAGGCAAGTTCTGCAAAGGACTTGGCAAAGGAAAGCATTTTGATTGGCGTAACTCGCCAGGGGACAATTCACATTAACGAAACCCAAGTGAATTTGTCAACTTTGAATACGGTGCTCCGCCAGATGATGGCTGAAGCTCCTGACCGCCCGGTGATTATCGTGAGTGACCGCGATGCCCCTAACGGTGTGGTTGTCGACATTCTCGATGAATGCAACCTCGCCAAGGTGCGCAAAGTTTCTATTTCGGCGAATAAGGAAGAATAG
- a CDS encoding DUF3450 family protein, with protein MKFHLLTKIFLCLSLAGVFSQAQETVESVRRQIKAVEAETAREKSLHDAEKKRHAEFVEVGRKKVQALATQNKTLKAEIDSLKAELQNLASVRQKSLGTIKYFENRKAKYGESLALVIDSLVPVFESDFPYRNEETVKSVQEIAGQLHKGLIEADDGLNRVLEVFYDRIRLGYTTEVYKGFLQVDARSVPGTFLRYGAVASVFVSNDGNDVLWLSRTSDGGYAWNNVSDDLSMRTVLKDVMKVAEGKTAPRLVLIPVTIPKEGK; from the coding sequence ATGAAATTTCATTTACTGACCAAGATATTCCTTTGCCTGAGCCTTGCGGGTGTTTTTTCGCAGGCGCAGGAAACGGTTGAAAGTGTCCGTCGCCAGATTAAGGCGGTGGAGGCAGAAACAGCCCGCGAAAAATCGCTCCATGATGCCGAAAAGAAACGCCACGCCGAATTTGTCGAGGTGGGACGCAAAAAGGTGCAGGCGCTCGCGACACAGAACAAGACCTTGAAGGCCGAAATCGATTCCCTTAAGGCCGAACTCCAGAATTTGGCTAGTGTCCGTCAAAAATCTTTGGGGACCATCAAGTACTTCGAAAATCGTAAGGCAAAGTATGGCGAATCCCTGGCCTTGGTAATCGATTCCTTGGTGCCGGTATTTGAATCGGATTTCCCGTACCGTAACGAAGAAACCGTCAAGAGCGTGCAAGAAATTGCAGGCCAGCTCCATAAGGGGTTGATTGAAGCAGACGATGGCTTGAATCGCGTGCTCGAAGTTTTTTATGACCGCATTCGCTTGGGATACACGACCGAAGTGTACAAGGGATTCTTGCAGGTAGATGCCCGCAGTGTTCCGGGAACTTTCTTGCGTTATGGTGCTGTCGCCTCGGTATTCGTGAGCAATGACGGCAACGATGTGCTGTGGCTTAGTCGGACAAGCGATGGCGGTTATGCCTGGAACAACGTGTCCGATGACCTTTCCATGCGTACTGTGTTGAAGGACGTGATGAAGGTGGCCGAAGGGAAAACCGCTCCGAGACTTGTCTTGATTCCGGTGACGATTCCGAAGGAGGGCAAGTAA
- a CDS encoding NAD(P)-dependent oxidoreductase, with protein MKAILIIAHHCILPGAYKGFEEIMDKLHHDLPGTRVASTSLLDLENDLRTLLREDVESVTLLPYLLLNGQHTKNDVPKVVAHLQAEFPQIPITLLPCLGDWKEFADMVVDGIRSAQKKTEPVIASEAKQSTPSQNRSLFSIELNLEGKNVLVVGGGRIALRKVKTLLPTGARITVVAPQFDPEFAAIPSLVLKNRPYEPLDLRGIFMVFICTDQPAVNAQVSNDARARRILVNNACDYLDGDFIVPARMDFGENIAVTVSTQGRAPSLAKKLKQKIQSDWAEGLEQIERNFDK; from the coding sequence ATGAAGGCAATCCTGATTATCGCGCATCACTGCATTTTGCCGGGGGCCTACAAGGGCTTCGAAGAAATCATGGATAAACTGCACCATGATTTGCCCGGTACGCGCGTGGCAAGCACGAGCCTGTTGGATTTGGAAAATGACTTGCGCACGCTCTTACGCGAAGATGTGGAATCGGTGACGCTTTTGCCGTACTTGCTGCTGAACGGTCAGCATACCAAGAATGACGTGCCCAAGGTAGTGGCGCATTTGCAAGCTGAATTCCCGCAGATTCCGATTACGCTTTTGCCTTGTCTTGGCGACTGGAAAGAATTTGCCGACATGGTTGTGGATGGTATTCGTTCTGCCCAGAAGAAAACTGAACCCGTCATTGCGAGCGAAGCGAAGCAATCTACGCCATCACAGAATCGATCCCTCTTTTCCATCGAACTGAATCTCGAAGGCAAGAATGTTCTCGTGGTGGGCGGAGGCCGCATTGCCCTTCGCAAGGTGAAAACACTTTTGCCCACGGGAGCCCGCATTACCGTAGTCGCCCCGCAGTTCGATCCGGAATTTGCTGCGATACCGTCTCTCGTCTTGAAAAATCGTCCCTACGAGCCGCTTGACCTCCGCGGAATCTTTATGGTCTTCATTTGCACCGACCAGCCCGCGGTCAATGCCCAGGTTAGCAACGATGCCCGTGCTCGCCGTATCTTGGTCAATAACGCCTGCGACTACCTTGACGGCGACTTTATCGTGCCCGCCCGCATGGATTTTGGCGAAAATATCGCCGTAACGGTCTCCACCCAGGGCCGCGCCCCTTCGCTCGCCAAAAAACTTAAACAGAAAATTCAATCTGATTGGGCCGAAGGTCTCGAACAAATTGAACGAAATTTCGACAAATAA
- a CDS encoding ankyrin repeat domain-containing protein → MKKQLLALCAATMMMSMTACDSKMDPNDPQSVRKYLTKQQIPFTPNQFVSYAVNGDTAKMTLFLQASFEIDAPADNGNNAVAIAANKGNMVVLNYLFEHGAKADVKNGNGEAVLDNAVMMGNKEVVNRLLTQLNAEGAEKQTLGTAVLLAAKTGKVDMLEVLANAGAPLDSRSADGYLPIHWTVKNGNYDAMMFLINKGVDVNAKCGQGYSVLDWATNEGYTRLIKALKKAGAKNTPQYFKDSKK, encoded by the coding sequence ATGAAAAAGCAGTTGTTGGCCCTTTGCGCCGCCACTATGATGATGTCCATGACCGCTTGCGATAGCAAAATGGACCCGAATGATCCTCAGTCCGTGCGCAAGTACTTGACCAAGCAGCAGATTCCTTTTACCCCGAACCAGTTCGTTTCTTATGCAGTGAATGGTGATACTGCCAAGATGACGCTCTTCTTGCAGGCTTCTTTTGAAATTGACGCTCCGGCCGACAACGGTAACAATGCTGTGGCTATCGCTGCCAACAAGGGCAACATGGTTGTGCTTAACTACTTGTTCGAACATGGCGCCAAGGCCGACGTGAAGAACGGCAACGGCGAAGCCGTGCTCGACAACGCCGTGATGATGGGCAACAAGGAAGTGGTGAACCGCCTTTTGACCCAGCTCAATGCCGAAGGTGCTGAAAAGCAGACTCTCGGTACGGCTGTGCTCCTCGCCGCAAAGACCGGTAAGGTTGACATGCTCGAAGTTTTGGCAAATGCCGGTGCTCCGCTGGATTCTCGTAGCGCTGACGGTTACCTCCCGATTCACTGGACCGTGAAGAATGGTAACTATGATGCCATGATGTTCCTCATCAACAAGGGTGTCGATGTGAACGCCAAGTGCGGTCAGGGCTATTCTGTGCTCGACTGGGCTACCAACGAAGGCTACACCCGCTTAATCAAGGCCCTTAAGAAGGCTGGTGCCAAGAATACTCCGCAGTACTTCAAGGATTCCAAGAAGTAA
- a CDS encoding MotA/TolQ/ExbB proton channel family protein: protein MPAVDQNSVLEAAMAILFRGGWVLAPIFVLGWFGWFLMLERYAYYFMLRGGTVNGVVGGFWKNLEKKGEDFAFEKLSHHRFGYFYALARDVRNYRDQGPTAVRNAMEETRHRISLNLSRSLKTISTCAALSPMLGLLGTVSGMVHTFENIKLFGFGNPVLFADGISEALLTTQAGLLMSFPLMLAYNFLAGRVEKIEKLAWSEALKYESYVFKEVKFEVK from the coding sequence GTGCCTGCGGTAGACCAAAATTCCGTGCTTGAAGCGGCAATGGCTATCCTCTTTAGAGGTGGCTGGGTGCTTGCCCCAATCTTTGTGTTGGGGTGGTTCGGTTGGTTTTTGATGCTTGAACGCTACGCCTACTACTTTATGCTTCGCGGCGGTACCGTGAATGGTGTGGTGGGTGGATTCTGGAAGAATCTCGAAAAGAAGGGCGAAGATTTCGCTTTTGAAAAACTTTCGCACCATCGGTTCGGATACTTCTATGCACTTGCCCGTGATGTTCGCAATTACCGCGACCAGGGGCCAACTGCTGTGCGCAATGCCATGGAAGAAACACGCCACCGCATATCGCTGAATTTGTCTAGGTCGCTCAAGACGATTTCGACATGCGCCGCCCTTTCTCCGATGCTTGGCTTGTTGGGGACGGTTTCGGGCATGGTTCACACATTTGAAAACATTAAGCTGTTCGGTTTCGGAAATCCGGTGCTTTTTGCCGACGGCATTTCTGAAGCTTTGCTCACGACGCAGGCGGGACTTTTGATGTCGTTCCCGCTGATGCTTGCCTATAACTTCTTGGCGGGCCGCGTCGAAAAAATCGAGAAACTGGCCTGGAGCGAAGCGCTCAAGTACGAAAGCTACGTTTTTAAAGAAGTAAAGTTTGAGGTCAAATAA
- a CDS encoding MotA/TolQ/ExbB proton channel family protein, with protein sequence MKREMWNVRCGMGALVLAASLATLAPLSYAQQNADIDAVKQRAALNSAKADLEEARKKRDMAVAARWKDRETANQERELFNEKYNESKEKVDALMSERARLFEDVRVAREDLAQVKLQAEKARAEYLSLAAGPERLETLAKFSEQGIPFKIAERVEVQNKVKKEMGLYRDDPVRIAQSVLNAARSELEFTRESGVEKAELVFGNAVAQGGRMRLGGLYAMQMANAVDINGMHPAALMLPVAGEKKRIYSWQENLTPDTKRDIAKVFANVGDSAYVMVPVDVLLSTELSSEMANHQETTWKDDLREFFKNGGLLMYPLSVLFALGLLIALWRFVWLSYKGFGTIAARRVIKALKAGDIEGARKLAVKTHGEVGRVLKTVLTKNYKDRESAERALEELFSAEVPKLDFGLNWISVFAAVAPLLGLLGTVMGMIELFDVITMHGTSDPKLLAGGISIALVTTETGLIVAIPLQLIHTFLVNRSEALRGRMEKAGLAVLNALWIKEK encoded by the coding sequence ATGAAACGTGAAATGTGGAATGTGAGATGCGGAATGGGGGCTCTCGTATTGGCAGCCTCTCTCGCTACCTTGGCTCCGCTCTCTTACGCCCAGCAGAATGCTGATATTGATGCCGTAAAGCAGCGTGCCGCATTGAACAGCGCGAAGGCTGACCTCGAAGAAGCCCGCAAGAAGCGCGACATGGCTGTGGCTGCCCGTTGGAAGGACCGTGAAACGGCCAACCAGGAACGCGAACTCTTTAACGAAAAGTATAACGAAAGCAAGGAAAAGGTCGATGCCTTGATGTCGGAACGTGCACGCCTGTTCGAAGATGTGCGCGTTGCCCGTGAAGACTTGGCCCAGGTCAAGTTGCAGGCTGAAAAGGCCCGTGCTGAATACCTGTCGCTTGCTGCTGGCCCCGAACGCCTTGAGACTCTTGCGAAGTTCAGCGAACAGGGTATCCCGTTCAAGATTGCTGAACGAGTCGAAGTGCAGAACAAGGTGAAAAAGGAAATGGGGCTGTACAGGGATGATCCTGTGCGTATTGCCCAGTCTGTCTTGAATGCTGCGCGTTCCGAATTGGAATTTACCCGTGAAAGCGGAGTCGAAAAGGCTGAACTCGTGTTCGGTAATGCGGTTGCCCAGGGCGGTCGCATGCGTTTGGGCGGCCTGTATGCTATGCAGATGGCTAATGCGGTCGATATCAATGGCATGCATCCGGCGGCTTTGATGCTCCCGGTGGCCGGCGAAAAGAAGCGTATTTACAGCTGGCAAGAAAATTTGACTCCCGATACCAAGAGAGACATTGCGAAGGTGTTTGCCAATGTGGGCGATTCCGCCTACGTGATGGTGCCGGTCGATGTGCTCTTGAGTACCGAGCTTTCGTCTGAAATGGCAAACCACCAGGAAACCACCTGGAAAGATGACTTGAGGGAATTCTTCAAGAACGGTGGCCTTCTGATGTATCCGCTGTCAGTCCTCTTTGCGCTGGGTCTTTTGATTGCCCTGTGGCGCTTTGTGTGGCTCTCTTATAAGGGCTTTGGTACCATTGCCGCTCGCCGTGTGATTAAGGCCTTGAAGGCGGGCGATATCGAAGGTGCCCGCAAGCTTGCCGTAAAGACTCATGGCGAAGTGGGTCGCGTGCTCAAGACGGTGCTGACCAAGAATTACAAGGATCGCGAAAGTGCAGAACGTGCCCTTGAAGAACTTTTCTCTGCCGAAGTTCCCAAGCTGGACTTTGGTCTGAACTGGATTTCCGTGTTTGCGGCTGTGGCTCCGTTGCTTGGCCTTTTGGGTACGGTGATGGGTATGATCGAACTCTTTGACGTGATTACCATGCACGGTACCTCTGATCCTAAACTTTTGGCAGGTGGTATTTCGATCGCCCTTGTCACGACGGAAACGGGTTTGATTGTTGCCATTCCGTTGCAGCTGATTCACACGTTCCTGGTGAACCGTTCCGAAGCCTTGCGCGGTCGCATGGAAAAGGCCGGTCTTGCCGTGTTGAACGCCCTTTGGATTAAGGAAAAGTAG
- a CDS encoding tetratricopeptide repeat protein produces the protein MSTRLFSLVLLFALPLLAAEDYFFKANELYDQGKYKEAVPLYRAAIDEGRYEPFAWFNLGNAMVQLDRKQVAMVAYKRTVELLPNFEKAWMLLGDLYYLGGDVGEAIAAYNRAIELGVESDHVHFALAECYLKGRDWTLAQKNFERALQLNPDRMDAWYGLAEVYEKLGDYEYAIKTLQNALQMTATAGADVHFTMAYYYRSMDSTRQSLNEMENGILMDPENVSARRYLAQMYVQNNSPWMAIFTLEEGLRHNKGKADLNLDLGQIYFTQKRYDEAFDCYMKAWIAGNSQGRIGAENVGHVFSNAGDTEKAESLYKRIREKK, from the coding sequence TTGTCAACTAGACTCTTCTCTCTCGTCTTGTTATTTGCGCTCCCGCTGCTTGCCGCAGAGGATTATTTCTTCAAGGCTAACGAACTTTACGACCAAGGAAAATATAAGGAAGCGGTGCCGCTGTACCGTGCAGCGATTGACGAAGGTCGTTACGAACCTTTTGCCTGGTTCAACTTGGGCAACGCCATGGTGCAGCTTGACCGCAAGCAGGTGGCCATGGTCGCTTACAAGCGTACGGTAGAACTTTTGCCGAATTTCGAGAAAGCCTGGATGCTCCTCGGCGACCTTTACTACTTGGGTGGCGATGTGGGCGAGGCCATTGCGGCTTACAATCGCGCTATAGAACTTGGCGTGGAATCGGACCATGTGCATTTTGCCTTGGCGGAATGCTACTTGAAGGGCCGCGATTGGACCCTTGCCCAGAAGAACTTTGAACGCGCCCTGCAGCTGAACCCGGACCGTATGGATGCTTGGTATGGCCTTGCAGAAGTCTACGAAAAATTGGGCGACTACGAATACGCCATCAAGACGCTTCAGAATGCGTTGCAGATGACCGCTACCGCGGGCGCCGATGTTCACTTTACGATGGCCTATTACTACCGCAGCATGGATTCCACGAGACAATCCTTGAACGAAATGGAAAACGGAATCTTGATGGATCCGGAAAATGTTTCGGCCCGCCGCTACTTGGCGCAAATGTATGTGCAGAACAATTCTCCGTGGATGGCCATTTTCACGCTTGAAGAAGGACTTCGCCACAATAAGGGCAAGGCGGATTTGAACTTGGATTTGGGACAGATTTACTTTACCCAGAAACGCTACGACGAAGCGTTCGATTGCTACATGAAGGCATGGATTGCCGGCAATTCTCAGGGGCGTATCGGTGCCGAAAACGTGGGCCATGTGTTCTCGAATGCAGGCGATACTGAAAAAGCCGAAAGCCTGTACAAGCGCATTCGCGAGAAAAAGTAG